In Actinomadura luteofluorescens, the sequence GGTCATCCCGAGATCGCCGCGCAGCCGCTCGCGTTCGGCCTCCAGCAGGTCGATCTGCCCCTGCAGCTCCTCGCGCTGGGCGAGGTACTGGCCGGAGTCCACCATGTCCGTGGGGTCGCCGGACGGCGACGGAAGGTCCGCGCGCAGCCTCCGCAACGAGTCCTCGATGTCGCGGAGCCGGGCGCGCCGGTCGTCTTCGGTCTCACTCTGGTTCATGTGCCTCCTCCTCCGGCTCTGCATGCCCGCGCGGCCGCCGTCCTCACCTCGGCGGCGGTGTCAGACCCGCAGGACGGTCTTCCCGCGCGCGCCGCCCATCCGGTTGTCGGCCAGGGCGTCGGCCGCCTGCTCCAGCGGGACCTCCCGCTCGACCCGGACGCGCAGCGCGCCCGAGTCGATCAGGTCGCTGAGGCGTTCCAGCAGCTCGGCGGACGGCTGTCCCTGCAGGTTGACGCCGCGCAGCCCCTTGGCCTCCATCGAGTCGGGGTTCACCGACCAGGTGGTGGAGATGTAGGTACCGCCGGGCCGCAGCAGCTGCACGAGGTGCTCGGCCGACCGGTTGTCGCCGGCCATGTCGAGGATCGCGTCGATCCCGTCGGAGTGGACGGCGAGCACCTGCTGGTTGAGGTCGCCCGCGGAGTGGTCGACGGTCTCGTCCGCGCCGAGGCGCCGCATCGTTCCCGCCATGTCGTCGCGGGCGGTCGCGATGACCTTGGCGCCCGCGCGGGAGGCGAGCTGCACCGCGCCCTGCCCGACGCCGCCGGTCGCGCCCACCACGAGGACGGTCTGGCCGGTGTCGATCCGCGCCTGGTCCACCATGGCGAGCGCGGTCGCGCTCGCGGTCGGCACCGCCGCCGCCTGCGTGTAGATCATCCCTTGCGGCATCCGCGCGACCGGGCCGTCCTCGCGGACGAGGACGTACTCGGCGTAGCTGCCGAGCCCGCGCTCCACCATGCCGAAGGCCCCGTAGACCTGCTCGCCGTGCCGCAGCCGGGTGACGCCCTCGCCGGCCTCCTCCACGACGCCCGCGCCGTCCCGGCCGAGGATCAGCGGGAACGGCACGTCGACGGAGTCCTTGAGCATGCCCTCGGCGATCTTCCAGTCCAGCGGGTTCAGCCCCGCGGCGATCACCCGGACCAGGATCTCGCCGGGCCCCGGCTCCGGGCGCGGCAGGTTCATGAGCGCCGGCGTGGCGCCGTACTCGGACACGGCGATGGCTCGCATGACGATGGTCCCCCGAAACGGATCAGCGCGGGACGCCCGCGTCCCGCTGTCGATCTTCCCGTACCGATCTACCCGCCGGTCGGACGATCACACGTCGGCGCAGGTCACGCGGGGGCCTGCTGCGGCGGTCCGCCGGGGTCGGGGGTCGGTGTGACGGGCGGGCCGCCTCCCCTGCGCTGCCCGCCGGGGCCGCGCCCGGCGCCTTTGCTGACGTACAGGGTGATGGTGTCGCCGGGCTCGGCCGACGCGGGCGACAGCCCGGCGACGGTCCCCTTCGGGAACCGGCGGGACTCCACCGGCGCGCCGATCCGGGCCTTGAAGCCGGCGGCGCGGAGCCTCGCGACGGCCTCGCCCGGCTTCATGCCGCGCACGTCGGGCACCCTGGCCCGGTCCTCACCGGAGCCCCTGCTGAAGTAGCGCGACGGGGGCCGGTGGAACGAGGACGGACCGGTGCGCGACAGCGCCCCGAGCATGCTCTGCCGCCAGATCGGCGCCGGGATCGTCGCGCCGAACACCGAGCCGTAGCACCGGCCGTCCATGCACAGGTTCTCCATGGGGTGCTTGTAGCCGCCCCGCGGGTCGCCGACCCACACGGCCGCCGCCAGGTCCGGGGTGTACCCGGCGAACCAGGCGGCGGAGAAGTTGTCGACGGTCCCCGTCTTGCCCGCGGCGTCGCGGCCGAGGCCCATGCCGCGCGCGGTGCCCTTGGTCAGGACGCCGCGCAGGACGTAGTTGACGGCGTCCGCGACGCCCTCGTCCATCGCCTTCTCGCAGTGGCGCCCCGGCACCTTGAGCTTCTTGCCGGACGCGCCGCGGATCTCCCGGATCGCGATCGGCTCGCAGTAGCGGCCGCGGGCGCCGAACGCCGCGTAGGCCGCCGCGAGCCGCAGCGGGGAGACGGGGTTGAAGCCGAGCGTGAACGAGGGGTACTGCTCCAGCGGCTTGCCGTTCGCCTGCTTCATCCCGAGCCGTTCGGCCATCCTCACGGTGTCGCAGAGGCCGACCTTCTTTTCCAGGGCGAGGAAGAACGTGTTGACCGAGTGGTGCGTCCCGGTGACGAGGCTGAACTGCTTGCCGCCCTCGCCGTCGGCGGAGTTGCGCAGGGAGGCGGACGGGTCGCCGACGCGATCGCCGTCGCAGTTGCGGTAGCCGACGGGCGTGTACGCGCGCGGCGCCATCATCCGGGTCCCGAACGGCATGCCCTCGTCCAGCGCCGCGGCCAGCGTGAACGCCTTGAACGTGGACCCGGCCTGCATGCCGATGCTGGAGCCGTGGCTGGCGTCGGCGGCGAAGTTGATCCACGTCTTGCCGCGGTCGCGGTCGGGGCCGAGCTCGCGGTCCACGGCCATCGCCTTGATCTCGCCGGTGCCCGGCTGCACCATCGCCTCGGCGGCGGCCTTGTGCGCGGAGTTCTTCGGCGGGACGTGCCGGTCGACGGCGCGCTGCGCGGCCCTCTGCGCCCGCCGGTCCAGGGTGGTGCGGATCGTCAGCCCGCCGCGCTTGAGCAGCTTCTCCCGGTCCTCGGCCGTCTCGCCGAACACCCGGTCGGTGAGGATCTCGCGCTGGACGTAGTCGCAGAAGAACGGGGCGTCGCTGGTGACGCAGCCGCTGTGCACGTTGGCGACGTCCAGCCTGACGGGCGCCCGCTTGGCCTCGGCCGCCCTGGCCGGATCGAGCCAGCCGAGCTCGGCCATCCGGGTCAGGACGGTGTCGCGCCGCTGCCGGGCCGCGCCGGGGTGGCGGATCGGGTCGTAGGCGTAGGGGTAGCGGACGACGCCCGCGAGCAGCGCCGCCTCCGGCAGCGTCAGCTCGGAGGCGTGCTTGGAGAAGTAGTGCCGGGACGCCGCCTCGACGCCGTAGGCGCCGTCGCCGTAGTAGGCGATGTTGAGGTAGCGGCGCAGGATCTCGTCCTTGCTGAACCTCTTCTCCAGCGCGACCGCGTACTTCAGCTCACGGATCTTGCGGGCGGCCGAGACCTCCCGGGCCTCCTGGCGCTCGGCGTCGGTGTCGGCCTGGGTGAGCAGCAGGTTCTTCACGTACTGCTGGGTGATGCCGGAGCCGCCCTGCGTCACCTGGCCGCTGCTGAGGTTGCTGGCGAGCGCCCGCAGGGTGCCCTGCGCGTCGATGGCGCCGTGCTCGTAGAAGCGGCTGTCCTCGATCGCCAGCACCGCCTGGCGCAGCACCGGGGCGATCTTCTTGAACGGGACGTCGACCCGGTTCTGGTAGAAGAACGTGGCGAGGGTGGAGCCGTCCGCGGCGAGGATCTTCGAGCGCTGCGGGACGCCCGAGGTGCTCAGCCCGTCCGGCTCGGCCTCGAACCACCCGGCGGCGTCGCGTGCGCCGACGCCCGCCGTGCACGCGGTCGGCAGCAGCATGAGCGCGACGAGCAGGCCGGCCAAGCCGCCGAAGGCGCCGAGGCCGCGCAGCGCGCGCGCCTTCTCGGCGCGGGTCGTCGACGGGGTGAGCAGGCGGCGGCGCCGCGCGGCGGGGGCTCCCCGCCCGGGATCCCCAGCGTCACTTCCGGCCTCGGTCGGCACGCGCTCAGAGTAGACGCGCCTCCCCGAGCGGACCACCCCATCGGCGAGGTTCCGCCCGTTATCCCCCGATTCAGGGCTCGCGCCGCTCCCACGCTCGGACACGCTCGCGGAATACCCGGGAAACGGCCCGCAACTCCGACTCCGCGTCCACTCCCTGCTCACCCGCCTCGCGGACCAGCGCGAACAGCCGTCCGCCCAGCCCTGCCCCGGCCTCCTCCGCCAGCCCCTCGGCGAGGCCGGACGGGGCGCCCATGCGCGCGGCGCGGCGCTGCAACTGCGCGGCCAGCGACAGCGCGGGCTGGCCCATCGGCACCCCGTCGAGCGCCGAGGCGTCCGCGCCGCTCTTCTCCGCCCGCTCGGCCGCCTTGATCTGCTCCCAGTTGGCGTTGACCTCGTCGGCGCCGGAGACGGTGACGTCCCCGAACACGTGCGGGTGCCGCCGGACGAGCTTGTCGACGATCGCGCCCGCCACGTCGTCGATCGTGAACCCGGTCCCGTCGTCGCGCTCGGCGGCCACCACCGAGTGGAACGCCACCTGCATCAGCACGTCGCCCAGTTCCTCGCGAAGCGCGCCGTAGTCGCCCTCCTGGACGGTGTCGAGGACCTCGTACGCCTCCTCCAGCAGGTACGGGACGAGGGTGGTGTGCGTCTGCTTGCGGTCCCACGGGCACTCGCGGCGCAGCGTGTCCATCACCGACACCAGGTCGAGCAGCCGCGCGCCGGGCAGGTCGTAGGAGCCGTGCAGCACCTCGACGTCCAGCGGGTCGTCGACGACCAGGGCCCCGATCCCGCGCATCAGCGCCTCGTCGCCCTCGGGAGCGGCCGCCCACAGGACGTCCGCGCGCCGGGCGTCGGCCACCAGGACGGCCGGGTCGGGCTCCTCCACGAGATCCGGGACGACGCCGGCGTCGAGGAGCGCGGGCAGCAGCGGATGCCCGTCGCGGAGGCGGACGGCGTCCGCCGACCGGAGCGCGTCCCAGGCCCGCCAGGTCAGCAGGCCCGGCGCGACCCGGTGCGTGGTCGCCAGCACGGTCAGGCTCATGGGACTCAGATACCCGAATCGGGGCTGGACAGCCGGTAGACGATCGGGGCGACCTCGAACTTGGCGGGGTCGTAGTGCCCGTAGCGAGGGTTGACCTGGATGTGCATGCCGGCGGCGGTGCGCTGGAACAGCTCGTTCCACTGCCGTCCGGCCTGCTCGGTCGCCGGGTTCAGCCGGTTGTTCAGGTCGGCGCCGTAGCGCTGCATGACCGCCAGCTGCGTCGCCACCAGCCGCGCCAGGTCGCGGGCGTGCGCGCGGGGCAGCCCGCTCGCCAGCGTGATCGACTGGGCCCCGCCCTGGCGGTCCAGGGCCTGGAGCGCCCCGTCGACCTGCCCACCGGTGACCTCGACCCCCGCCCGCCGCGCCACCCGGTCGGCGACCCTGAAGTTGATCAGCAGGGTGAGCGCGCCCTGCAGGTCGGACTCGGAGTCGCCGGCGACCTGCGGCGCCGGATTCGCGGGGTTGGCGCGCAGCTCGTTGGCCGCCGGGTCCGAGCGGAACTGCGAGCGCCAGTCGCGGACGGTCTGGGTGAGGGTGGTGACGGTGATGCGGTCGTCGCCGACGAGTGCGGCGGTGCCGACCTTCGGGGAGCCGCCGCAGCCGGCCAGCGCGACGGCCGCCAGCACGACCGCCACCGCCGCCTTCACGGACTTACCAGGCACGGATTCCTCGTCTCGTCGCTAGATCGGGGCGGCGCCAGCCTAGCGCCGCGCCGGGGACTCCAGGAACAGCGCGTCCACCAGGTCGGTCGCCCACTTCAGCAGCTCCTGGTCGCGCAGCGGGCGGCCGCCGATCTGCGCGGTCTTCGGCGCGGGCACGAGCAGCGTGTCGGTCGCCGGCTTCAGGATGCTCTTCGGGTACAGCCGCTGCAGCCTGACCTGCTTGGAATCGGGCAGGTCCACGGGCGTGAACTTGACGAAGGTGCCCTGGAGGGTGACGTCGCTCAGCCCCGCCTTGCGGGCCCTGGCCCGGAACCGGGCGACCTCCAGCAGGTTCAGCACCGGGACGGGCAGCGGGCCGAACCGGTCCTTCAGCTCCTCGTGCACGGCGCCGATCTCGTCCTCGGAGGTGATCGCGGCGATCCGCCGGTAGGCGTCCAGCCGGAGCCGCTCGCCCGGCACGTACTCGTGCGGCAGGTGCGCGTCGACGGGCAGCTCGACCTTGGTCTCGACGGCCTCGGGCTCGCCGCCGCCCTCCTTCAGCTCCCGCACCGCCTCGCCGACCATCCGGACGTACAGGTCGAACCCGACGCCCGCGACGTGCCCGGACTGCTCGGCGCCGAGGATGTTGCCCGCGCCGCGGATCTCCAGGTCCTTCATCGCGACGTACATGCCGGCGCCGACCTCGGTGTGCTGCGCCAGCGTCGCGAGCCGCTCGTGCGCGGTCTCGGTGAGCGGCTGCTCCGGCTGGTAGAGGAAGTAGGAGTAGGCCCGCTCCCGGCCGCGCCCGACGCGCCCGCGCAGCTGGTGCAGCTGCGACAGCCCGTACATGTCGGCGCGGTCGACGATGAGGGTGTTGGCGTTCGGCACGTCCAGCCCGGACTCCACGATCGTGGTCGCGACCAGGACGTCGTAGTTCTTCTCCCAGAAGTCGACCATGACCTTCTCGAGCTCGTGCTCGTTCATCTGGCCGTGCGCGACCGCGATCCGCGCCTCCGGGACGAGCCGCGCCAGGTTCGCCGCCACCTTGTTGATGGAGCGGACCCGGTTGTGCACGAAGAACACCTGGCCCTCGCGCAGCAGCTCCCGCCGGATCGCCGCGGCGATCTGCTTCTCCTCGTACGGGCCGACGAACGTCAGGACGGGGTGGCGCTCCTCCGGCGGGGTGAGGATCGTCGACATCTCCCGGATGCCGGTGAGGCCCATCTCCAGCGTCCGCGGGATCGGCGTCGCCGACATGGCGAGCACGTCCACCTGCGTCCGCAGCCGCTTCAGCTCCTCCTTGTGCTCGACGCCGAACCGCTGCTCCTCGTCGATGACCACCAGGCCGAGGTTCTTGAACCGGGTCTGCGACGACAGGATCCGGTGGGTGCCGACCACGACGTCCACCGAGCCCTCCGACAGCCCGCTCAGCGTCTCCCCGATCTCCTTGTCGGACTGGAACCGGCTGATCGGCTTCACCACGACGGGGAACGCCGCGAACCGCTCGGCGAACGTCGACAGGTGCTGCTGCACCAGCAGCGTCGTCGGCACGAGCACCGCGACCTGCCGCCCGTCCTGGACGGCCTTGAACGCCGCCCGCACGGCGATCTCGGTCTTGCCGTAGCCGACGTCGCCGCAGATCAGCCGGTCCATCGGGACGGGCCGCTCCATGTCGCCCTTCACCTCGTCGATGGCGGCGAGCTGGTCGGGCGTCTCGTTGTAGGGGAAGGCGTCCTCCAGCTCCCGCTGCCACGGGGTGTCGGGCGCGAACCCGTGGCCGGGGCTCGCCATCCGCGCCGAGTAGAGCCGGATCAGCTCCCCGGCGATCTGCTTGACCGCCTTGCGGGCGCGGGACTTGGCCTTCTGCCAGTCGGCGCCGCCGAGCCGGTGCAGGCTGGGCGCCTCGCCGCCGACGTAGCGGGTGAGCTCCTCCAGCTGGTCCGTCGGGACGAACAGCCGGTCGCTCTTGGCGTACTCCAGGATCAGGTACTCGCGGGTGGCGCCCTGCACCGTCCGGCTGACCATCTCCACGTAGCGCCCGACGCCGTGCTGCTCGTGCACGACGTAGTCGCCCGTCCTGAGCTGGAGCGGGTCGATGCCGCCGCGCCGCCGCGACGGCATGCGCCGCGCGTCGCGCGTGGACGACTTCTGCCCCGACAGGTCGGTCTCGGTCAGCACCGCGAGCTTGACCGACTCCCAGGTGAACCCGTTGTCGAGCAGCCCGGTCGTGACCGTGACCACCGACGGCTCGGGCTCGGCGGCCAGGTCGGCCAGCCGCGCGCCGACGCCCTCCTCCCGGGCGAGCTGGACGAGCCGCTCGGCGGGCCCGTGCCCGGCGGTGACCAGCACGACGCGCCAGCCGCCGTCCGTCCAGCCCTTGAGGTCGCCGACGACGCGGGAGGTGTCGCCGCGGTACGCCTCCGCCGGCTGCACCCCGAGGCTCAGCGCCTCCGCGCCGCCGTCCGGGGCTCCGCCGTCCGGAAGGCCGTCGGCCGCGCCCGCCGCCGCCAGCGGGCTCAGCGCCGTCACGCTCCACCGCGGCAGCCCCAGTTCCGTGCTGTGCTCGCGGACCTCCTCCAGCGAGCGGAACGCCGCGGCGCCGAGGTCGATGGGCGCCTCTCCCCCGGCGGCGGCGTTGACCCAGCTCGCCTCCAGGAACTCCTGGCTCGTGCGGACCAGCTCGACCGACCGGGTGCGGATCCGCTCCGGCTCGCAGACCAGCAGCGCCGATCCGTCCGGCAGCAGGTCGGTCAGCAGCTCCATGTTCTCGGCGAGAACGGGCGAGAACGCCTCCATGCCCTCGACGGTGTCGCCGTCGGCGATCCGGCCGAGGATCTCCTCCAGGGCGGGGTGCTCCCGCGCGAGCAGCCTGGCGCGCTCGCGCACCTTCTCCGTCAGCGGCAGCTCGCGGCACGGCGGCGCCCACAGCCCGCCCTGCGCGACCTCCAGGGAGCGCTGGTCGGCGGCCTTGAAGTAGCGGATCTCCTCGACGGTGTCGCCCCAGAACTCCACCCGGAGCGGGTGCTCCTCGGTGGGCGGGAACACGTCGAGGATCCCGCCGCGCACCGCGATCTCGCCGCGCTTCTCCACCAGGTCGACGCGGTGGTACCCGGCCTCCACCAGGCGCCGGACGGCGTCGTCCATGTCGGCGTCCTCGCCGGAGGCCAGCCGCACCGGCTCCAGGTCGGCGAGCCCGGACACGATCGGCTGGAGCACCGCGCGGACCGGCGTCACCACGACGTCCAGCGCGCCGCCCTTGGCCGAGCCGTCCCCGCCGGGCGGGCCGCCCGCACCCGGGTGGACGAGACGGCGCAGCACCGCCAGCCGCTGCCCGACCGTGTCCGAGCGCGGCGACAGCTTCTCGTGGGGCAGCGTCTCCCACGCCGGGAAGTGCGCGACGCGCCCGGGGTCGAGCAGGCTCGACAGGGCGGCGGTCAGGTCCTCGGCCTCGCGGCCGGTCGCGGTCACCGCGAGCACGACGCCCTCGCCGTCCTCGCCCAGGCGGCGGCTCAGCGCGGCGGCCAGGATCGGCCACAGCGCGGCGGGCGCGACGATCTCCCGGTCCGTGCGCGGCCGCGCGAGCGCGTTCCGCAGACCGGGGTCGGTGCACGCAAGGTCAACAAGTCCAGAAAGCGTCATTCGCGATATCCGCCCGCATGATCGCCCCGAGGCAGGGCAGCCCGAAAAGCCGGAATCCTTCCGGACCCCGGTACCGCGTACCAGCGTACGCGGCCCGGGCGGCGCTCGGTCAGGTGCCGCCGAAGGCGCCCGTCCACCAGGGCGCGGCTCGCCGTCCGTGCCCTGACCGGCACGGACGGCGACACGGCCGGCGCCAAGAAAAGGCAAATAGCGGACGGAGCGCAGCCAGGCGATTACGCTGCGAGATTGTGACCGATCTGCGTACGTCGCCGGTCAACGGCGGCGATCTCTTCTCAGAACGCGCCCGCCAGTACGCCCTAGAGAAGCCCCTGCAGCGGATCCACGTCCTCGAAGCGGGCTGCGGCTGGGGAACGGGCCTCGACCTCGGCGACCGCGACCGCGACGTCACGGGGGTCGACCTGGAGTCCCCGGAGCTGCGCGCCTACACCTGCGAGCGGCCCGACCTCGACGCCTGGCACCTCGGCGACCTGCGCACCGTCCCGCTGCCGCCGCGCGCCTTCGACATCGTCCACGCCTCGTACCTGATCGAGCGCGTCCCGCACGCCGAGCTGGTGCTCGACCGGTTCGTCGCCGCGCTGAAACCCGGTGGGCTGCTGCTGGTGCACCTGCGCGACCGCGACACCGCGTTCGGGTTCCTGGACCGCACGCTCCCCGGCTGGCTGCGCGCGTCCGGCCGGCGCCGCCTCCGCCCGGGGCGAGCCCCGGCCGCCGACCGCCCGCGGCGCGCCCGCGGCGCCCACGCCCGCGTCCCGCACCCGGCGGGCGAGGGCGGGGCGGCCGGTATCGCGCCCCTGGGCACCGGGCAGGCCCCGGCGGGCGAGGCCCCGCCCGCCGCGCCCCGGCCGGTGCCGGTCGTCCGGACGAGCCCGCCCCCGGCGATCTACGACCGGGTCGCGTCCCGGTCGGGCCTGC encodes:
- the mfd gene encoding transcription-repair coupling factor — protein: MTLSGLVDLACTDPGLRNALARPRTDREIVAPAALWPILAAALSRRLGEDGEGVVLAVTATGREAEDLTAALSSLLDPGRVAHFPAWETLPHEKLSPRSDTVGQRLAVLRRLVHPGAGGPPGGDGSAKGGALDVVVTPVRAVLQPIVSGLADLEPVRLASGEDADMDDAVRRLVEAGYHRVDLVEKRGEIAVRGGILDVFPPTEEHPLRVEFWGDTVEEIRYFKAADQRSLEVAQGGLWAPPCRELPLTEKVRERARLLAREHPALEEILGRIADGDTVEGMEAFSPVLAENMELLTDLLPDGSALLVCEPERIRTRSVELVRTSQEFLEASWVNAAAGGEAPIDLGAAAFRSLEEVREHSTELGLPRWSVTALSPLAAAGAADGLPDGGAPDGGAEALSLGVQPAEAYRGDTSRVVGDLKGWTDGGWRVVLVTAGHGPAERLVQLAREEGVGARLADLAAEPEPSVVTVTTGLLDNGFTWESVKLAVLTETDLSGQKSSTRDARRMPSRRRGGIDPLQLRTGDYVVHEQHGVGRYVEMVSRTVQGATREYLILEYAKSDRLFVPTDQLEELTRYVGGEAPSLHRLGGADWQKAKSRARKAVKQIAGELIRLYSARMASPGHGFAPDTPWQRELEDAFPYNETPDQLAAIDEVKGDMERPVPMDRLICGDVGYGKTEIAVRAAFKAVQDGRQVAVLVPTTLLVQQHLSTFAERFAAFPVVVKPISRFQSDKEIGETLSGLSEGSVDVVVGTHRILSSQTRFKNLGLVVIDEEQRFGVEHKEELKRLRTQVDVLAMSATPIPRTLEMGLTGIREMSTILTPPEERHPVLTFVGPYEEKQIAAAIRRELLREGQVFFVHNRVRSINKVAANLARLVPEARIAVAHGQMNEHELEKVMVDFWEKNYDVLVATTIVESGLDVPNANTLIVDRADMYGLSQLHQLRGRVGRGRERAYSYFLYQPEQPLTETAHERLATLAQHTEVGAGMYVAMKDLEIRGAGNILGAEQSGHVAGVGFDLYVRMVGEAVRELKEGGGEPEAVETKVELPVDAHLPHEYVPGERLRLDAYRRIAAITSEDEIGAVHEELKDRFGPLPVPVLNLLEVARFRARARKAGLSDVTLQGTFVKFTPVDLPDSKQVRLQRLYPKSILKPATDTLLVPAPKTAQIGGRPLRDQELLKWATDLVDALFLESPARR
- a CDS encoding MazG family protein, translating into MSLTVLATTHRVAPGLLTWRAWDALRSADAVRLRDGHPLLPALLDAGVVPDLVEEPDPAVLVADARRADVLWAAAPEGDEALMRGIGALVVDDPLDVEVLHGSYDLPGARLLDLVSVMDTLRRECPWDRKQTHTTLVPYLLEEAYEVLDTVQEGDYGALREELGDVLMQVAFHSVVAAERDDGTGFTIDDVAGAIVDKLVRRHPHVFGDVTVSGADEVNANWEQIKAAERAEKSGADASALDGVPMGQPALSLAAQLQRRAARMGAPSGLAEGLAEEAGAGLGGRLFALVREAGEQGVDAESELRAVSRVFRERVRAWERREP
- a CDS encoding NADP-dependent oxidoreductase; this encodes MRAIAVSEYGATPALMNLPRPEPGPGEILVRVIAAGLNPLDWKIAEGMLKDSVDVPFPLILGRDGAGVVEEAGEGVTRLRHGEQVYGAFGMVERGLGSYAEYVLVREDGPVARMPQGMIYTQAAAVPTASATALAMVDQARIDTGQTVLVVGATGGVGQGAVQLASRAGAKVIATARDDMAGTMRRLGADETVDHSAGDLNQQVLAVHSDGIDAILDMAGDNRSAEHLVQLLRPGGTYISTTWSVNPDSMEAKGLRGVNLQGQPSAELLERLSDLIDSGALRVRVEREVPLEQAADALADNRMGGARGKTVLRV
- a CDS encoding penicillin-binding protein encodes the protein MPTEAGSDAGDPGRGAPAARRRRLLTPSTTRAEKARALRGLGAFGGLAGLLVALMLLPTACTAGVGARDAAGWFEAEPDGLSTSGVPQRSKILAADGSTLATFFYQNRVDVPFKKIAPVLRQAVLAIEDSRFYEHGAIDAQGTLRALASNLSSGQVTQGGSGITQQYVKNLLLTQADTDAERQEAREVSAARKIRELKYAVALEKRFSKDEILRRYLNIAYYGDGAYGVEAASRHYFSKHASELTLPEAALLAGVVRYPYAYDPIRHPGAARQRRDTVLTRMAELGWLDPARAAEAKRAPVRLDVANVHSGCVTSDAPFFCDYVQREILTDRVFGETAEDREKLLKRGGLTIRTTLDRRAQRAAQRAVDRHVPPKNSAHKAAAEAMVQPGTGEIKAMAVDRELGPDRDRGKTWINFAADASHGSSIGMQAGSTFKAFTLAAALDEGMPFGTRMMAPRAYTPVGYRNCDGDRVGDPSASLRNSADGEGGKQFSLVTGTHHSVNTFFLALEKKVGLCDTVRMAERLGMKQANGKPLEQYPSFTLGFNPVSPLRLAAAYAAFGARGRYCEPIAIREIRGASGKKLKVPGRHCEKAMDEGVADAVNYVLRGVLTKGTARGMGLGRDAAGKTGTVDNFSAAWFAGYTPDLAAAVWVGDPRGGYKHPMENLCMDGRCYGSVFGATIPAPIWRQSMLGALSRTGPSSFHRPPSRYFSRGSGEDRARVPDVRGMKPGEAVARLRAAGFKARIGAPVESRRFPKGTVAGLSPASAEPGDTITLYVSKGAGRGPGGQRRGGGPPVTPTPDPGGPPQQAPA
- a CDS encoding class I SAM-dependent methyltransferase; translated protein: MTDLRTSPVNGGDLFSERARQYALEKPLQRIHVLEAGCGWGTGLDLGDRDRDVTGVDLESPELRAYTCERPDLDAWHLGDLRTVPLPPRAFDIVHASYLIERVPHAELVLDRFVAALKPGGLLLVHLRDRDTAFGFLDRTLPGWLRASGRRRLRPGRAPAADRPRRARGAHARVPHPAGEGGAAGIAPLGTGQAPAGEAPPAAPRPVPVVRTSPPPAIYDRVASRSGLRWYCVMRGLVVAEEYTSRQALEALGAGTGLADLLCRLVSAVTRGRLTADHSEVTFVIRKPENRFARVI